In one window of Pelosinus sp. IPA-1 DNA:
- a CDS encoding LL-diaminopimelate aminotransferase: MALLNENYLKLPGSYLFAEIAKRVTQFKAENPEANIIRLGIGDVTKPLTPTVIESLHKAVDEMANAETFRGYGPEQGYNFLIKKIIETDYIPRGITLDEDEVFVSDGSKSDVGNIQEIFGVHNKVAITDPVYPVYLDTNVMAGRTGTISNGVFENVTYLPCNAENKFIPELPKEKVDLIYLCVPNNPTGTTLSRSELKKWVDYAKANNSIILFDAAYEAYIQDPELPHSIYEIEGAKDVAIEFRSFSKTAGFTGTRCAFTVVPKTVMGLTSKGEPHPLNKLWNRRQTTKFNGVPYIIQKGAEAVYSPEGQAEIKGIVSYYMDNARIIKEGLDSIGLETFGGVNAPYIWLKTPKGMDSWSFFDKLLREVHIVGTPGTGFGPAGEGYFRLTAFGNKEATIEAVERIKTKLKL, from the coding sequence ATGGCATTATTAAATGAAAACTACTTAAAACTCCCAGGCAGCTATTTATTTGCCGAAATAGCGAAAAGGGTAACTCAATTTAAAGCAGAAAATCCTGAAGCAAACATTATTCGCTTAGGAATCGGTGATGTTACAAAACCTTTAACACCGACTGTCATCGAGAGCTTACATAAGGCAGTCGACGAAATGGCAAATGCTGAAACCTTTAGAGGTTATGGTCCAGAGCAAGGCTACAATTTTCTAATTAAGAAAATCATAGAAACAGATTATATTCCTAGAGGTATTACGCTAGACGAAGATGAAGTTTTCGTTAGTGACGGTTCAAAAAGTGATGTAGGTAATATTCAGGAAATCTTCGGTGTACATAATAAAGTGGCTATTACAGATCCCGTATATCCTGTATATTTAGATACGAATGTAATGGCTGGCCGAACAGGTACTATTTCAAACGGAGTCTTTGAAAATGTTACTTATTTACCTTGTAATGCGGAGAACAAATTCATCCCTGAATTACCAAAGGAAAAGGTAGATCTTATTTATCTATGTGTTCCTAACAATCCAACAGGAACTACTCTTTCTAGAAGCGAATTAAAAAAATGGGTAGATTATGCCAAAGCAAATAACTCCATCATCTTATTTGATGCTGCTTATGAAGCCTATATTCAAGATCCAGAACTTCCTCATAGCATTTATGAAATCGAAGGCGCAAAAGACGTTGCGATTGAATTTAGATCTTTTTCTAAGACTGCTGGTTTTACTGGTACTCGCTGCGCCTTTACTGTTGTTCCTAAGACAGTTATGGGCCTCACCTCAAAAGGAGAACCACACCCTCTGAATAAGTTGTGGAATCGTAGACAAACTACAAAGTTTAATGGCGTACCTTATATCATCCAAAAAGGTGCAGAAGCCGTTTATTCTCCTGAAGGGCAAGCTGAAATCAAAGGCATTGTCAGCTATTACATGGATAATGCAAGAATCATTAAAGAAGGCCTCGATAGCATTGGACTTGAAACCTTTGGTGGTGTGAATGCTCCTTATATTTGGTTAAAAACACCAAAAGGTATGGATTCATGGTCTTTCTTTGACAAACTGCTTCGTGAAGTCCACATTGTAGGTACACCTGGAACAGGCTTTGGACCTGCAGGGGAAGGTTACTTCCGCTTGACTGCTTTTGGTAACAAAGAGGCTACCATCGAAGCTGTGGAAAGAATTAAAACTAAATTAAAATTATAG
- a CDS encoding YgeY family selenium metabolism-linked hydrolase: MEDKKSIPPFGIVDEEKMIGFCQELIQIPSYTGQEQEVADYIVERMLALGYDRAWVDGVGNVIGEIRGEKSGPKLLYDGHIDTIPVSGSEEWRREPFEGVVEEGYIYGRGAVSKGALAAMVYGLAPLAQHKSQLAGSVFVSGTVGKEQFEGLAFRQVMQVIKPDYVIIGEASGLNICHGQRGRAQIIAMTSGKAAHSAIASAGENAGYTMLSLVQELLKQSTFPKDSLGKGNLELIHIASAPSPSSSTVPHKCWATFDRYLVQGETEEAILEPFHKVIEFLQAEDIGFEAEVGIVEAGIECYTGQYLTGKRFFPAWMIPSEHELVSRSLAALTRAGLSPKLSCYQISTNGSYSAGMAKVPTIGFGPGCHEDLHIADERLELAQLNAAAKGYQIISYPFLFSE, encoded by the coding sequence ATGGAAGATAAAAAAAGTATCCCACCCTTTGGTATAGTGGATGAAGAAAAAATGATTGGTTTTTGCCAAGAATTAATCCAGATTCCTAGTTATACTGGACAAGAACAGGAAGTAGCGGATTATATAGTAGAGAGAATGCTTGCATTAGGGTATGACCGTGCCTGGGTAGATGGAGTTGGCAATGTAATTGGTGAAATCCGCGGTGAAAAATCAGGTCCTAAGTTGTTATATGATGGACATATCGATACCATACCTGTAAGTGGGAGTGAAGAGTGGAGAAGAGAGCCTTTTGAAGGGGTAGTAGAAGAGGGGTATATTTATGGTAGGGGTGCTGTGAGTAAAGGGGCGTTAGCGGCTATGGTTTACGGGTTGGCACCGTTGGCTCAGCATAAGTCTCAGTTAGCTGGTTCTGTGTTTGTTTCTGGTACTGTTGGAAAAGAGCAATTTGAAGGTCTGGCTTTTCGCCAAGTTATGCAGGTGATTAAACCCGATTATGTCATCATAGGGGAGGCTTCAGGATTAAATATTTGTCACGGACAACGGGGACGGGCCCAAATTATTGCGATGACATCGGGAAAGGCAGCTCATTCAGCAATTGCTTCGGCAGGTGAAAATGCTGGATATACGATGTTATCACTAGTGCAAGAATTGTTAAAGCAGTCTACTTTTCCCAAGGATTCTTTGGGAAAAGGAAACTTAGAATTAATTCATATAGCTTCTGCCCCTTCCCCGAGTAGTTCCACGGTACCTCATAAATGTTGGGCAACCTTTGATCGGTATCTAGTACAAGGAGAGACGGAAGAGGCAATTTTAGAACCTTTCCATAAAGTTATTGAATTTTTACAAGCAGAAGATATTGGATTTGAAGCTGAAGTAGGTATTGTAGAAGCAGGTATTGAATGTTATACTGGCCAATACCTGACGGGAAAACGCTTTTTTCCGGCATGGATGATACCATCTGAACATGAATTAGTAAGTCGCTCTCTAGCGGCGCTAACTAGGGCTGGGTTGTCTCCTAAACTTTCCTGCTATCAGATTTCTACCAATGGTAGTTATTCAGCGGGTATGGCGAAGGTGCCGACAATTGGTTTTGGTCCGGGGTGTCACGAAGATCTGCATATTGCTGACGAGAGGCTGGAGTTAGCCCAGTTAAATGCAGCAGCGAAAGGGTATCAGATTATTTCCTATCCGTTTTTGTTTAGTGAATAA
- a CDS encoding DegV family protein, whose product MSQIHIIVDSIGQVPAEMLAMHPNLHIVSLKVRIGDQEWQENEISTKELFQISKDKKLHPMTSQPAPGDFIEVCKPLIAAGKEVIIITVSGGLSGTVEGARSVAKMLDEEHIHVLDSATASVGMVQMAKKALEMASSGCNVKEIVATVEAMANATHTLLIPDTLEYLYKGGRIGGAAALFGSILQIKPLLQLVDGKVAVIDKVRTKQRVINRMLDELKKYPNLEYIGIGQIEVPSEGEALAVRIKEMYPNTPILPAKIGSVVATHLGPGLLGLIFQEKI is encoded by the coding sequence GTGTCACAAATACACATTATTGTTGATAGCATTGGGCAAGTGCCAGCGGAAATGCTTGCAATGCATCCAAATTTACATATAGTATCTTTAAAGGTTCGAATTGGTGATCAAGAATGGCAAGAAAATGAAATTTCAACTAAAGAGTTGTTTCAAATAAGTAAAGATAAAAAGCTGCACCCCATGACTTCCCAGCCCGCTCCAGGTGATTTTATCGAAGTTTGTAAACCTCTCATTGCAGCAGGTAAAGAGGTTATTATCATAACTGTCTCGGGAGGATTAAGTGGCACGGTAGAAGGAGCCCGGTCTGTTGCAAAGATGTTAGATGAAGAACATATCCATGTACTGGATTCAGCAACTGCATCTGTCGGTATGGTACAGATGGCTAAGAAAGCATTAGAAATGGCATCCTCCGGCTGTAATGTGAAGGAGATTGTTGCTACTGTTGAGGCAATGGCAAACGCTACCCATACCTTATTAATACCTGATACTTTAGAGTATTTATATAAAGGCGGGCGTATTGGAGGAGCTGCCGCATTATTCGGCAGTATTTTACAAATAAAACCATTGTTGCAATTAGTAGATGGTAAAGTTGCTGTAATAGATAAGGTTCGTACTAAGCAGCGGGTTATAAACCGTATGCTAGATGAACTGAAAAAATATCCAAACTTAGAATATATTGGAATAGGCCAAATTGAAGTTCCAAGTGAGGGAGAAGCATTAGCAGTTCGGATTAAAGAAATGTACCCGAATACCCCGATACTACCTGCAAAAATTGGCTCTGTAGTAGCTACTCATTTAGGTCCAGGTTTGTTAGGGCTAATTTTCCAGGAAAAGATTTAA
- the hcp gene encoding hydroxylamine reductase codes for MSMFCRQCEQTAGGTGCTKVGVCGKNEDIASLQDTLVFGLKGISAYAHHARELGARDEQVDAFMHDALFFTLTNVNFSLERHIEMVLKCGEMNLRIMEVLDKAHVARYGSPEPAQVFTGTKAGHGIVITGHDLLDLEELLKQTEGTGINIYTHGEMLPAHSYPELRKYKHLVGNFGTAWQNQRTEFEKFSGAILVTTNCVMPLTDNCTYGDRIYMRNITGLQGGKQILDRDFSEIIAHAKALPALTETAGDYTIATGFHHNVILSLADKIVDAVKAGKIKRFFLIGGCDGAKTGRNYYTEIAQKVPKDCVILTVACGKYRFNNIDFGDIDGIPRLLDLGQCNNAFSGIQVAVALAKAFNCGVNDLPLSFVLSWYEQKAVAILLTLLHLGVKNIRIGPTPPAFISPNVFKVLNESFGLQLITTPDEDLKAILG; via the coding sequence ATGAGTATGTTCTGTCGTCAATGTGAGCAAACTGCAGGTGGTACAGGCTGTACTAAAGTAGGGGTCTGTGGTAAAAACGAGGATATTGCCAGTCTCCAAGATACCCTTGTTTTTGGTTTAAAAGGAATTTCCGCTTACGCTCACCACGCTCGGGAACTAGGCGCTAGAGATGAACAAGTTGACGCTTTTATGCATGATGCTTTATTCTTCACTCTAACTAACGTTAACTTTAGCTTAGAGCGCCATATTGAAATGGTATTAAAATGTGGTGAAATGAATCTTAGAATTATGGAAGTTTTAGATAAGGCTCATGTTGCCCGTTATGGTTCACCAGAACCTGCCCAAGTATTTACGGGTACTAAAGCAGGTCACGGTATTGTCATCACTGGACATGATTTATTAGATCTTGAAGAGCTATTGAAACAAACAGAAGGAACAGGCATTAACATTTATACTCATGGAGAAATGTTACCTGCTCATTCTTATCCCGAACTTAGAAAATATAAACATTTAGTAGGTAATTTTGGTACTGCATGGCAAAATCAGCGCACGGAGTTTGAAAAATTCTCTGGTGCTATTTTGGTAACAACAAATTGTGTAATGCCTCTAACTGACAACTGTACTTATGGCGACCGCATTTATATGCGTAATATTACTGGTTTACAAGGTGGTAAACAAATTCTTGATCGTGATTTCTCAGAAATCATCGCTCATGCCAAAGCATTACCTGCATTAACTGAAACTGCTGGCGATTATACAATTGCTACTGGGTTCCATCACAATGTGATTCTTAGCTTAGCTGATAAAATCGTAGATGCAGTTAAAGCAGGAAAAATTAAACGTTTCTTCTTGATCGGTGGTTGCGATGGTGCAAAAACTGGCCGCAATTACTACACTGAAATTGCCCAAAAAGTTCCGAAAGATTGCGTAATCCTTACAGTAGCTTGCGGTAAATATCGCTTTAATAACATTGACTTTGGTGATATCGATGGTATCCCTCGTCTACTGGATTTAGGACAATGTAATAATGCATTTTCTGGTATCCAAGTAGCAGTAGCCTTAGCTAAGGCCTTTAACTGCGGCGTTAATGATTTACCTCTTTCCTTTGTCTTATCTTGGTATGAACAAAAAGCAGTGGCTATTCTCTTAACGTTACTTCACTTAGGCGTAAAAAACATTCGCATTGGCCCTACACCACCTGCTTTCATCTCTCCAAACGTATTCAAAGTATTGAATGAATCTTTTGGTCTACAACTCATCACAACCCCTGATGAGGACTTAAAAGCCATTCTTGGTTAA
- a CDS encoding metallophosphoesterase: protein MNIHLPTIFIIILILYSAVNFYIGIRGWQAFSTRSSPMFRLFYLLIFGICALSYPLGSLVQTLSPSTLGDNLTYAGSFWLGMIYYLLIATLFIDLLRVLHKYKPFLPKRVTEHPFFVATAIFWLTIGLILYGTWNARHPVTMNYEITIPKTTGSLETLQVVMVSDIHLGKIIDNRRLTKIVNRINQLEPDIVLLAGDIIDNQVEVLPDQNMIENFSRLHPKLGTYAILGNHEYFDRQPDRVIQYMEQGNIHVLRDQWALVANSFYVVGRDDVSKQRYTGITRQDLASVMMGIDHSLPILLLDHQPTDLEDAVNQGVDLQLSGHTHLGQLFPNNLITKKLYELDWGYLVKENLQVIVSCGVGTWGPPIRIGNRPEIINLTIHFVNNKD, encoded by the coding sequence ATGAATATTCACTTACCTACTATATTTATTATCATACTAATACTATACAGTGCCGTCAATTTTTATATTGGCATACGGGGATGGCAGGCTTTCTCTACTAGGTCTTCACCTATGTTTCGCCTATTTTACCTCTTAATCTTTGGCATCTGTGCATTATCTTATCCACTAGGAAGTTTAGTACAAACCCTTTCCCCTTCTACCCTTGGTGATAACCTCACCTACGCTGGCTCTTTTTGGCTAGGTATGATTTATTATTTATTAATAGCCACCCTTTTCATTGATCTACTACGTGTCTTACATAAATATAAACCTTTTTTGCCCAAGAGGGTAACAGAGCACCCTTTTTTCGTCGCTACCGCTATATTTTGGCTGACGATAGGTCTAATCCTTTATGGAACTTGGAATGCCCGCCACCCGGTAACGATGAATTACGAAATTACAATTCCCAAAACTACAGGTTCCCTAGAAACTTTACAAGTTGTCATGGTCTCTGACATTCATTTAGGAAAAATTATTGATAATCGTCGTTTAACAAAAATAGTAAACCGTATTAACCAACTTGAGCCCGATATAGTTCTCCTTGCTGGAGACATCATTGACAATCAAGTAGAAGTTCTCCCAGATCAAAATATGATCGAGAATTTTAGCAGGCTTCACCCCAAACTTGGCACTTATGCAATACTCGGTAACCATGAATATTTTGACAGACAGCCCGATCGTGTTATTCAATATATGGAGCAGGGTAATATTCATGTACTTCGCGACCAATGGGCCCTTGTTGCAAATAGCTTTTATGTAGTGGGCCGAGATGATGTATCCAAACAACGTTATACAGGAATTACTCGACAAGATTTGGCTTCTGTTATGATGGGAATTGATCACAGTCTGCCAATCCTCTTACTCGACCACCAACCTACCGATCTAGAAGATGCGGTCAATCAAGGTGTTGACCTACAACTTTCAGGTCATACTCACTTAGGGCAACTCTTCCCTAACAATTTAATTACTAAAAAGCTTTATGAATTAGATTGGGGCTATTTAGTTAAAGAAAATCTACAAGTTATTGTATCCTGCGGAGTAGGCACATGGGGGCCCCCTATTCGTATTGGAAATCGCCCAGAAATTATCAATTTGACAATTCATTTTGTTAATAATAAAGATTGA
- a CDS encoding Crp/Fnr family transcriptional regulator, protein MNMTENKTDELDYLKDIPVFLNLPEEQLRIIHNHTVERRFGKGNIVFLEGDSGEGFHYVKSGKVKVLRTSDDGREHIIKILGAGEIFAEVLLFNNQPYPATAVAVEPSCVGMIRNVDLEQLVLKNNVLALQLIKALSQRLIYAQQKIKNLALHDVMSRTVEVLLRLSQEQGHKLESGVIEIDLDLSRQDLASLVGTTRETVTRTLSSLKKDKIIDFDGHKVRILDVAYLTKLLSLS, encoded by the coding sequence ATGAACATGACGGAAAATAAAACGGACGAATTAGATTATCTAAAAGACATACCTGTGTTTTTAAATTTGCCAGAGGAACAATTGCGAATTATTCACAATCATACAGTTGAACGACGTTTTGGTAAAGGTAACATTGTTTTTTTAGAAGGAGATTCTGGAGAAGGATTTCATTATGTAAAAAGTGGCAAAGTAAAAGTACTAAGAACCTCAGATGATGGTCGGGAGCATATTATCAAAATTTTAGGTGCGGGTGAAATTTTTGCGGAGGTCCTGTTGTTTAATAATCAGCCCTATCCAGCGACCGCAGTAGCAGTAGAACCTTCTTGTGTTGGAATGATTCGTAATGTGGATTTGGAGCAGCTTGTCCTTAAGAATAATGTATTAGCCTTGCAGCTAATTAAAGCATTAAGCCAACGCTTAATTTATGCCCAGCAAAAAATCAAAAATCTAGCGTTGCATGATGTTATGTCACGTACCGTAGAAGTATTATTGCGATTAAGTCAGGAACAAGGCCATAAATTAGAAAGTGGTGTTATTGAGATTGATCTTGATTTATCAAGGCAGGATTTAGCGAGTTTGGTAGGTACAACAAGAGAAACCGTAACAAGAACACTAAGCTCCTTAAAAAAAGATAAAATCATCGATTTCGATGGTCATAAGGTCAGAATTCTTGATGTAGCCTATTTAACGAAATTATTATCTTTATCCTAA
- a CDS encoding cell division FtsA domain-containing protein, translating into MEKDLLFALDIGTRSVVGLVGEKVDNSIRIIASERLEHHTRAMMDGQIHDVPEVANIIAQVKAKLEASCGPLRKVSVAAAGRALCTIKSNAEIDAGERGILTASDEHSLELAAIQSAQHKLATSNTITDPTSYYCVGYSVVSYTLDNTPLKTLVGQRGKTATIELIATFLPRQVIDSLQSALKIVNLEMATLTLEPIAAINVLIPQTMRHLNLALVDIGAGTSDVALTKDGSITGYGMVPCAGDEITEAISQQYLLDFNVAEKVKRQLNDPENQTICFNDVLGLVQEVPTKEITQRIERHVAELSQAIAKEILMLNVTPPQAVLLIGGGSLTPMLAEALAQSLDIPAPRVAVRRPDAIEGISQIPDDLCTPDAVTPLGILRLSASRTLNFINVTLNEQPLHLFNLGQLTIADALLAAGIDIRSLHGRPGLGITITINEETHFFPGTHGTPSLIELNGSKTGLSEQIKENDTIKVIKGTSGTVPTLCLRDVVNVLPPYTVSINDELYDIHPIITVHGIPAELDTLLADRDHVTYRLPTTLEEVLTVTDNVVEITPYRYIINGNEREYNVWPKYSINGTSAQSTSFVNNDDIIITGVLSEPTVEELLGLDNYEENFITVLFNKTKCSVPLRRFTIIMNDKPAQATDTAHNNSIINFSCTDQEHPMVTDVLLAADFDTKTLPPGSTVKIHLNKQPTEYTSLVKSGDEIDVFVTSR; encoded by the coding sequence ATGGAAAAAGATCTACTATTTGCGTTAGATATTGGAACACGTAGTGTCGTTGGCCTAGTAGGCGAAAAAGTAGATAATAGCATTCGTATTATAGCCTCTGAACGCCTAGAACATCATACAAGGGCTATGATGGATGGCCAAATTCACGACGTTCCGGAAGTAGCAAACATTATCGCACAAGTAAAAGCTAAACTGGAAGCCTCCTGTGGCCCCTTACGAAAAGTATCGGTAGCAGCAGCTGGACGGGCCTTATGCACAATTAAGTCTAACGCCGAAATTGACGCAGGCGAGCGTGGTATTCTAACAGCTAGTGATGAACATTCTTTAGAACTAGCCGCTATTCAATCGGCGCAGCACAAACTAGCTACTTCTAATACAATTACAGATCCTACCTCTTACTATTGTGTCGGTTATAGTGTTGTCAGTTATACTCTTGACAATACACCTTTAAAGACCTTAGTGGGACAACGAGGAAAAACAGCTACGATTGAGCTAATTGCCACCTTTCTCCCTAGACAAGTTATTGATTCCCTACAATCGGCTCTTAAAATTGTAAATTTAGAAATGGCTACCTTAACACTAGAACCGATTGCAGCCATTAACGTACTCATTCCCCAAACTATGCGCCATCTAAACTTAGCATTAGTTGATATAGGTGCAGGTACTTCTGATGTCGCGCTCACCAAGGATGGATCAATTACTGGCTATGGTATGGTCCCCTGCGCTGGTGATGAAATCACCGAAGCTATTTCCCAGCAATATTTGCTAGATTTCAATGTAGCTGAAAAAGTTAAACGCCAACTAAATGATCCCGAAAATCAAACTATCTGTTTCAATGACGTATTAGGTTTGGTACAAGAAGTACCTACCAAGGAGATCACTCAACGTATTGAGCGCCATGTCGCTGAATTATCTCAGGCTATTGCTAAAGAAATTCTGATGCTTAACGTCACGCCACCACAAGCCGTACTTTTAATTGGTGGTGGTTCCCTGACTCCCATGTTAGCAGAAGCCTTAGCCCAATCCCTTGACATTCCAGCGCCTCGAGTTGCCGTTCGCCGTCCTGATGCAATAGAAGGAATTAGCCAAATCCCAGATGACCTTTGCACGCCCGACGCAGTTACTCCTCTTGGTATTTTGAGACTTTCTGCCAGTCGCACCCTCAATTTTATAAATGTCACATTAAATGAGCAACCGCTCCATCTTTTCAATCTTGGGCAACTGACCATCGCCGATGCACTACTTGCTGCAGGAATAGATATACGAAGTTTGCATGGTCGACCAGGACTTGGGATCACTATAACAATTAACGAGGAAACCCACTTTTTCCCTGGAACTCATGGCACACCCAGTCTTATTGAACTAAACGGTAGTAAAACTGGTCTATCTGAACAAATTAAAGAGAATGATACCATCAAGGTAATAAAAGGTACCTCTGGAACAGTTCCAACCCTTTGTCTTCGCGATGTGGTTAACGTTTTACCACCTTATACAGTTTCTATTAACGATGAGCTGTACGATATACATCCTATCATTACCGTACATGGCATTCCAGCTGAACTAGACACTCTTTTAGCTGATCGGGATCATGTTACCTATCGCTTACCAACGACTCTAGAGGAAGTATTGACAGTCACGGACAATGTAGTAGAAATAACCCCTTATCGTTATATTATTAACGGCAACGAACGCGAATACAATGTGTGGCCCAAATATAGCATTAACGGAACCTCTGCCCAGAGTACTAGCTTCGTTAATAACGATGATATTATTATTACTGGCGTACTTTCTGAACCTACAGTCGAGGAATTGTTAGGATTAGATAACTATGAGGAAAATTTTATTACCGTCTTATTTAATAAAACCAAATGCAGCGTTCCCTTACGGCGCTTTACTATTATAATGAATGATAAACCGGCACAAGCAACGGATACTGCTCACAATAACAGTATCATTAATTTTTCATGTACTGACCAAGAACATCCTATGGTTACTGATGTTCTACTTGCCGCGGATTTTGATACGAAAACCTTACCTCCTGGCAGTACTGTAAAAATTCATTTAAATAAACAACCTACAGAATATACTTCTCTTGTTAAAAGCGGTGATGAAATCGATGTTTTTGTTACATCTCGATAA
- a CDS encoding zinc metalloprotease HtpX, whose protein sequence is MNNLKTTLLLAALTGILMAIGGLFGGRSGVGFMLLVSLAMNLGSYWFSDKIVLSMYNAREITPEQGPDLFKMVANLAHRANLPMPRVYVIDTDVPNAFATGRSPQYGVVAVTTGIMRTLTYDELSGVVAHELAHIKNRDTLISTVVASIAGVITWIAHMAQWSAMFGMGRNDDEDNGGIIGTLFTIILAPLAATLIQLGISRSREYLADQAGGKISNNPLALASALEKIDYYAKHQVLPSSTPSTSHLFIINPLSGAGNWAMSLFSTHPTTKERVARLREQAGHH, encoded by the coding sequence ATGAATAATCTAAAGACAACCTTGTTATTAGCTGCATTAACAGGTATATTAATGGCAATCGGTGGCTTATTTGGTGGTAGATCTGGAGTTGGGTTTATGCTCTTAGTTTCCCTTGCTATGAATCTTGGAAGTTACTGGTTTAGCGATAAAATCGTGCTGTCAATGTACAATGCACGAGAAATCACCCCGGAGCAAGGACCTGATCTATTTAAGATGGTCGCAAATCTTGCCCACAGAGCAAATCTTCCTATGCCTAGAGTTTATGTTATTGATACCGATGTACCAAATGCTTTTGCTACTGGTCGCAGTCCCCAATATGGTGTCGTAGCGGTTACTACTGGCATCATGAGAACTTTAACCTATGACGAATTATCCGGCGTTGTTGCCCACGAACTAGCGCATATTAAAAACCGGGATACACTTATTAGTACAGTTGTTGCCTCAATTGCTGGTGTCATTACTTGGATTGCCCATATGGCTCAATGGTCTGCTATGTTTGGTATGGGCCGTAATGATGATGAAGATAATGGTGGTATTATTGGAACTCTGTTTACCATTATTTTAGCCCCTCTAGCAGCAACTCTGATTCAATTAGGCATTTCCCGTTCCAGAGAATACCTAGCTGACCAAGCTGGCGGAAAAATTTCAAATAATCCCTTAGCTTTGGCCAGCGCCTTAGAAAAAATCGATTATTATGCAAAACATCAAGTGCTGCCTTCCTCTACCCCATCCACTTCTCACTTATTTATCATTAATCCCTTAAGTGGGGCAGGAAATTGGGCCATGAGCTTATTCAGCACCCACCCAACCACAAAAGAACGGGTAGCTCGCCTTAGAGAGCAAGCAGGTCATCATTAA